The nucleotide sequence ACATTATTTATCGATATTCTATTAAGCCGATTTCTGCCACGATGTGCAAGTTTTTAGATAGTGGTAATTTCATTATACCATACCGGTATGTACAACTAAAAATTATTTTATTGTTGAAACATAATATGCATGTTATTATCTTCATCTTTAATCTGAAAGGGATACGTTGAAGAGGTAACTCCTGTAATTGCCGGTTTTAAGCACCTTGAATGGTGTTGATTTTCATTATACAAATATTAAACTGCAGCAATTACAACAGAGGTGCCACCGGGGAAGCATCCATGCTTGTTAATTCGAAGTTCCCTTAATTTTAATCGGTAGTCAACAACACGTTCATAATGAATCAAACAGAACAAGAGAAACAAAAAACAGTATCCCTGTGGTTTAACCTGATCAACGGGATGGTTCCCCATGGAGAAATTGTCGAACTCCCTGTTCTGACCGGAAGCATGTCACCTCTGATAATGCCCGGTTATACTATCAGCATCAGGTCATGTTCGGCCAACAAGATAAAACCCGGAGACGTTATCGTTTTTAAAGATGGAAATTCATTGACAACCTATCGCTTTCTGATTCGACTGCCTCTGGGCAAGAGGCAAGTCATTTATCAAAAAGGCGATGCCAATCGGTTTGGAAAGTGGATTCGATCCGAACGCGTGGTGGGTGTCATTGATGGTATCAGTGACATGACCGGAGCATGTATCGACATTTCCAATAGTGAAGCAAGAATAAAAGCGAAAAAAGAATCATTCCGGCAGATCGCACTTACTGCCTGGAACACAATACTGATACTTCCCAGGTTCATAAAAAAATGTTTGCGAGAAAAAAGAACGAATTCCGATTAGATGTCGGCGATCGCACCATTGCCATGGTGTGCCCTTCGGAAAAGCATGTCATGGCTTTCATGGAATACTTTGGCACTGATAACTCGAATAAGGATCCCGAGATTATCCTGGACATTGAAATTGCCCATCAGGAAAAAACCGTTGATATCCCGGATTCACTGTTCACAACAAAAAAAATATCGGGCCCCATTATCGATATCGCAGGCGGTTTGGTCCAGGGAGAATCCGGACCTGATCCCAATACGATAAAAATACGGGTCAGCGACGCTTTGACAAGCGGCCCGGTATCCAGGGTCTTCGAACAGCTGTTGTACCAGGCTTTTTACTCATGCTGCAAAATCAGCAACTCGGATTCGCTGCTGATTCACTGCTCTGGAGTAATCTATCGCGGCAATGGATATCTCTTTGTCGGTCCTTCTGGCTCCGGCAAATCAACGATCGCGGCACTGAGCGAAGAGCACCATATCATGAATGATGAAATATGCCTCATAGACTTCAGCGGCAAAACGGTTTCCTGTCTCGGCACACCCTTCAACGGGTATTATAAAAAGAAGCGTAAGGGCTCGGCTCTGCTGAAGTCGATTTTTCTCATTGACCACGGCAAAGAACATCGCATATCAGATATAAGCAGAAGGGAAGCGGTGACAATGCTTGCCAAAGAAATAATACCCCCCGTTGCGCTGATGGATGAATTTTCTCCAAGAATCTTCATTCACATGATGGACCAGGCCGACAAAATATATGATCTGGTGCCGATGCGCAAACTGGAATTCCTTCAGGACAAGGGATTCTGGAGTGAGATTGAAAAAGAATATCATCCACAAGGAGCGTGACTTATAATCATGGATTTAAACTTTACCCCGTTTATCGTTGAGGGATTATGCGTCAGGGAACTCGGTGATTCCATCATCATCATAACCGAGAAGGGGGATCTACTGCACAACCTCGATGAAATCGGCGGATTAATATGGAAATTCATCGACGGTTCCAGATCCGCATTGGCGATCCTTGAGAAAATATGCGAGGAATATGACGTTGAAAGATCACGGGCTGAAGGAGATCTTATTGAATTTCTCACCACTTTAAAAGATAAAAATCTGGTCCGTTTCTGAGGACCATCGTGAACCTGTACACGAATGTTTACAATAAGTACCTGGCACGGAATAAAATATTCAGCGCCATGCTTGAAGTCACCCACCGTTGCCCCTGCGACTGCATCCACTGCCTCCTTGCAGAAGAACATGGAGATGAGCTTACCATTGATGAGATTTCCAATCTCTTCAAACAACTGCGTGAAGAAGGGACCATTAATATCAGCATATCCGGCGGAGAACCTTTTCTGCGCAATGATTTGCCGACAATTCTTGGAGAAGCAAGAAATAACGGCTTTATTGTTTCAATACTTACAACTGGAATCACATTGGGTCATGCCGAGGTTCAACTGATAAAAAAATTACAGATTTCAAGAATTGAAACATCTCTTTTAGGCGCAAATCCGGAAACCCATGATTCATTGATGCGCCACCCGGGGGCATTCAACAGTATGATGAAAGCCGTGAAACTGTTGCGTTCCGAAGGTATTAATATTATAATCAAAGGTACGATACTGAAGCAGAACTATTCGGAGTTAGATGGCATGGCCGACCTTTGCAGATCCCTGGGGTTGCCTTTCCTGGCTAATGTTGTTATATCTCCCCGGACAGATGGAGATACTGGTATACAGGCCAGCATGTTGTCTGACAATGAATTTATCCGATTGGATCCCGTTCATATCAACGGCGGATTGATACCCGACGAAAACACCGAGGGTGGAGCCATTTTGAGCTGTAAGGCCGGCATTACATCAGCCTGCATAGCACAACAGGGTGATGTTTACCCCTGTGTCATAATGAGGAAAAAAATAGGCACAATCAGGAAAAACACCATCAAAGAAATATGGCATGACAATCCCGATCCCTTTATTATCAAGCTCAGGACATCAAAGCCCGAAGACGCTTCCGGTTGTTACTCATGTGAATTGAAGAATAATTGCAAACGATGCCCCGGAATCGCATTTCTTGAGACAGGATCAGTTCATGGATCACCGATGAGTTCTTGCCGCCTTGCTGGAAAAATCAAGAGATGAAAATCTAGAAGCCTTGGAAATATAATCGACTCTGTTCCCATTTCTGTTGTCTTATTGCATGCTTTAATTATTTTTTATAATTTAATAAACAGAGATGCGCGGAACCCATCTTAATAAAAAAACTTCTGGGGTTAACCAGAAGTTTCGATTATGCAGTTAAAAATATTTAATTCTAACAATTGATACAAAAAGTATTAACAAAAGAATAAAAACCAAGGGTGGCGACGATAGTGATGGAATTGTCCGCCGCCGTTATTTCCTCCCGAAGATCCATAGCAACCGAATACACCAACTTTTATCTCTTCGCTTGTTATAGAGGGAGTAACATAATTCTTCTTCATCTCATTTTTCTCCAGTTGATTTGTATTATTTTTTATAAATAGTAATCAGACTATAGTATATATATTAAAGTCATAATAATATAATAATATAATTTGTCAACTCAATGATTACGCACGACGAATAAATGACACTTATTGTGGTATACAATATACACAACAATAAGGCCTTTGATTATAACCTATGGCGACATAGCCAATAAGCAATATAAAACAAATTAGATTTTAATCAATAAATAATAGATAAAACCTTTAGATGAAACAATTCCATCTATCCTTCTTCCCTGTTCAGCAGGTCCAGGAGCTGCCTGACGCTTTCCATCAGGCTATCAGTGGCCTCGTGAACTTCATGGGACGTCACGGCGTTGCTCTGGGCGATCTCGTTGATGGTGTCCAGGGCCCGCGACAGCTCGCCCATATTGATGGACTGCTCGTTCATGGCGGTGGAAATGCTGCTGGACAGGGCATTGATGCCTTGCACGTCCTTTAACACGGTATCGCTCAGCTCCATCTGCCTGCCGGTCACGTCGTTCATCTCCGCGCTGAGCCTGTTAGACGCAGCCAGGGTGCCGGTGATGTCCCGCACATGGTTGTGAATGACGTTGAACATCTCGTAGCCGGAATTTATGTTTCCGCTGGTTTCGTTGATCAGGAGGGATATCTCCTTTGCCGACGAGGTGCTGTTGTCGGCGAGCTTGGAGATCTCGTCGGCGACCACGGCAAAGCCTCTCCCCGCCTCCCCGGCCCGCGCCGACTCGATTGACGCGTTCAGCGCGAGCAGGTTCGTCTTATCGGCAATCTCGGTGATCAGCTTGGTTATATCCTTGATCTTCTCGGCGCTGCCGTAAATTTTCTGCATGCCGTCAAGGGCCCTGCTGGAAACGACCAGGGCCTCGTCACCCTGGCGCATGGCCCGCTCCGATTCCCTCATGATCGCGCCGGCCTTGCCCGACACATC is from Spirochaetota bacterium and encodes:
- a CDS encoding radical SAM protein; this encodes MNLYTNVYNKYLARNKIFSAMLEVTHRCPCDCIHCLLAEEHGDELTIDEISNLFKQLREEGTINISISGGEPFLRNDLPTILGEARNNGFIVSILTTGITLGHAEVQLIKKLQISRIETSLLGANPETHDSLMRHPGAFNSMMKAVKLLRSEGINIIIKGTILKQNYSELDGMADLCRSLGLPFLANVVISPRTDGDTGIQASMLSDNEFIRLDPVHINGGLIPDENTEGGAILSCKAGITSACIAQQGDVYPCVIMRKKIGTIRKNTIKEIWHDNPDPFIIKLRTSKPEDASGCYSCELKNNCKRCPGIAFLETGSVHGSPMSSCRLAGKIKR
- a CDS encoding PqqD family protein, with amino-acid sequence MDLNFTPFIVEGLCVRELGDSIIIITEKGDLLHNLDEIGGLIWKFIDGSRSALAILEKICEEYDVERSRAEGDLIEFLTTLKDKNLVRF